The following are encoded in a window of Wolbachia endosymbiont (group B) of Hofmannophila pseudospretella genomic DNA:
- a CDS encoding cation diffusion facilitator family transporter, with protein MTAVHNGKHSAAASKRLIYSIIIVAITMLMEIAGGIISHSLALLSDAGHMLTDLFALILSWVAHKFSVKKSDLQRSYGYHRLQIIAAFVNGLTLFLIAAVIIIESIKRFIFPVNVEWKVMLIIATLGLISNIIVFFILHSKCESNINIKSAVLHVIGDILGSVAAIVASIIIMLTGWQVVDPILSVFVSVIILSSGYKILKNSCHILLEGTPEGVSAEEIKSEIISKLPEVIDVHHIHAWSLSDNYFILTMHAKIKQNGQHTNILYEIKKILLNSFKIAHSTVEIEYDECVDSKILKH; from the coding sequence AGCGCTTAATTTATTCCATAATAATAGTTGCGATAACAATGCTTATGGAAATAGCAGGTGGAATAATTTCACACTCGCTTGCTCTGTTATCAGATGCAGGGCACATGCTCACTGATCTTTTTGCCTTGATTTTAAGCTGGGTAGCACACAAGTTTTCAGTTAAGAAATCTGATTTACAAAGATCATATGGGTATCACAGATTGCAGATAATTGCAGCGTTTGTTAATGGCTTAACTCTATTTCTCATTGCAGCAGTCATTATCATTGAATCAATAAAAAGATTTATTTTTCCAGTTAATGTAGAATGGAAAGTAATGCTAATAATTGCCACACTTGGCCTGATCTCTAACATTATAGTCTTTTTTATATTACATAGTAAATGTGAAAGCAATATAAACATAAAAAGTGCTGTACTGCACGTCATAGGAGATATTTTAGGCTCTGTAGCTGCTATAGTTGCATCCATAATTATCATGCTTACCGGATGGCAAGTAGTGGATCCTATTTTGTCAGTATTTGTTAGCGTAATAATCTTAAGCAGTGGCTATAAAATTCTCAAGAATTCTTGCCATATACTCCTTGAAGGTACACCCGAGGGTGTATCTGCTGAGGAGATAAAAAGTGAGATTATATCTAAGCTACCTGAAGTGATAGATGTACACCACATACATGCATGGTCACTATCTGATAATTATTTTATACTTACCATGCATGCCAAGATAAAGCAAAATGGGCAACATACTAATATTCTGTATGAGATAAAAAAAATACTATTAAATAGTTTCAAAATCGCACACTCTACAGTTGAAATTGAATACGATGAATGCGTAGACAGTAAAATACTTAAGCATTGA